In Drosophila santomea strain STO CAGO 1482 chromosome 2L, Prin_Dsan_1.1, whole genome shotgun sequence, a single window of DNA contains:
- the LOC122756500 gene encoding uncharacterized protein LOC122756500 has protein sequence MSADGALRQRDELRRSESPHPGSSRSDRGAGGRNSRVRIKKRMRICGHTPSGSAHGRTMGGVKTAKHLLLRAVGSALLNAEEVAPVLVGIEATMNSRPLGALSQDPSDGEALTPGHLLTGGPLIAAPALRTPDQAGLSCLRRWRFVSSVRQTFWRRWSREYVLGLQVRGKWHKEKANVEEGQLV, from the coding sequence ATGTCCGCAGACGGTGCATTGCGACAACGCGACGAACTTCGTCGGAGCGAGTCGCCACATCCTGGCTCTTCGCGATCggatcgaggagcaggcggacgcAATTCGCGAGTTCGCATCAAAAAGCGGATGCGAATTTGCGGTCACACCCCTTCGGGCTCCGCACATGGGCGGACTATGGGAGGTGTAAAAACTGCAAAGCACCTACTCCTACGAGCGGTGGGCAGCGCACTTCTCAACGCCGAAGAGGTGGCACCAGTCCTCGTCGGGATCGAGGCCACGATGAACTCGCGGCCCCTCGGAGCGCTCAGCCAGGACCCAAGCGACGGAGAGGCGCTAACTCCCGGGCACCTGCTGACAGGCGGGCCGCTCatcgcagcaccagcactTCGGACCCCGGACCAGGCGGGTCTCAGTTGCTTGCGGCGATGGCGGTTTGTCTCGTCAGTCAGGCAAACGTTCTGGCGGCGATGGTCCCGGGAATATGTCCTGGGCCTTCAGGTTCGGGGCAAGTGGCACAAGGAGAAGGCCAACGTCGAGGAGGGCCAACTAGTCTAG